The Cellvibrio zantedeschiae genomic sequence TTCTCGGCCTTGAAACCTCCTGCGACGAAACTGGTATTGCTGTGTATGACAGCGAGCGCGGCCTGCTTGCCCATGCGCTTTACAGCCAAATCGCGCTCCATGCGGAGTATGGCGGCGTAGTGCCGGAGCTGGCTTCGCGCGATCATGTGCGCAAAATCCTGCCTTTAATCAATCAGGTAATGGAAGAAAGCGGTTCAAGTGCAGCGGATATCGACGGTATAGCCTACACATCAGGCCCCGGTTTAATCGGCGCCTTGATGGTGGGTGCATCTATGGGGCGCTCGCTCGCCTATGCCTGGAACGTGCCCGCGATTGGTGTGCACCATATGGAGGGCCATTTGCTCGCGCCCATGTTGGAGGCAAATCCCCCCGAATTTCCCTTTGTTGCCTTGCTAGTTTCCGGTGGTCATACGCAATTAGTAAAAGTAGATGCTATAGGCGTTTACGAGTTGCTCGGTGAATCTTTGGATGATGCGGCTGGCGAAGCTTTTGATAAGGCTGCCAAGATGCTCGATCTG encodes the following:
- the tsaD gene encoding tRNA (adenosine(37)-N6)-threonylcarbamoyltransferase complex transferase subunit TsaD — encoded protein: MRILGLETSCDETGIAVYDSERGLLAHALYSQIALHAEYGGVVPELASRDHVRKILPLINQVMEESGSSAADIDGIAYTSGPGLIGALMVGASMGRSLAYAWNVPAIGVHHMEGHLLAPMLEANPPEFPFVALLVSGGHTQLVKVDAIGVYELLGESLDDAAGEAFDKAAKMLDLDYPGGPQIAKLADSGVEGRFVFPRPMVDRPGLDFSFSGLKTFTLTTVAAHKQENGLPDDQTCADIACAFQTAVVETLVIKCKRALEQTGLKTLVIAGGVSANKKLRKDLEIALAKINAKVFYARHEFCTDNGAMIAYAGCQRLLAGQNETLAVNVKARWPLDSLHPL